A single genomic interval of Cucumis sativus cultivar 9930 chromosome 5, Cucumber_9930_V3, whole genome shotgun sequence harbors:
- the LOC101222104 gene encoding protein NRT1/ PTR FAMILY 6.3 → MSSVLPETIQEKTLPDAWDYTGKPAIKAKTGGWVAAAMILGPEAVERLTTLGIAVNLVTYLTETMHLGNATAANNVTNFLGTSFMLCLFGGFVADTFLGRYLTISIFATVQAAGVTILTISTIIPSLRPPKCSPGVSTTPCIMADSKQLAVLHTALYLTALGTGGLKSSVSGFGSDQFDDSDKEERAKMSKFFNWFFFIISIGSLGAVTILVYIQDNWGRQWGYGICACAIVLGLVAFLLGTRKYRFKKLVGSPLTQIVAVFYAAWRKRKLDLPSDPFSLYQIEDAVDGSGKKKQKLPRTKQFRFLDKAAIKDEEVVGNVVNKWKISTLTDIEEVKLVLRMLPIWATTIIFWTVYAQMTTFSVSQATTMNRHMGKSFEIPAASLTVFFVASILLTVPIYDRFIIPIASRILKNPQGLSPLQRVGVGLVLSIIAMVAAALTEIKRLKVVEENGLTYKPTAEVPLSVFWLAPQFLLVGSGEAFTYMGQLDFFLRECPKGMKTMSTGLFLSTLALGFFFSSLLVTIVGKVTEHGRPWIPDNLNEGKLYDFYWLLAILSVLNLMVFLVCAKWYVYKEKRLADEGIELEDCGPTVH, encoded by the exons ATGAGTAGTGTTCTCCCAGAAACAATTCAAGAAAAAACTCTCCCAGATGCTTGGGACTACACCGGAAAACCCGCCATCAAGGCCAAAACCGGTGGCTGGGTCGCTGCGGCCATGATTTTAG GACCTGAAGCGGTGGAGAGGCTTACGACGCTCGGGATTGCAGTGAATTTGGTGACGTATTTGACGGAAACAATGCATCTGGGAAATGCTACTGCAGCCAACAATGTCACCAACTTCCTCGGAACCTCCTTTATGCTGTGTCTGTTTGGTGGTTTCGTCGCCGACACTTTTCTCGGCCG GTATCTGACGATTTCGATTTTTGCAACGGTTCAAGCAGCT ggtGTAACTATCTTAACAATCTCCACCATAATTCCAAGTCTCCGACCGCCAAAATGTTCACCGGGAGTTTCAACCACTCCATGCATTATGGCAGACAGCAAGCAGCTGGCAGTTCTCCACACAGCTCTATACTTGACCGCGCTTGGCACTGGCGGCCTCAAGTCGAGCGTTTCGGGCTTTGGTTCCGATCAATTTGATGACTCGGACAAAGAGGAGAGAGCGAAGATGTCCAAGTTCTTCAATTggttcttcttcatcattagCATTGGGTCACTTGGAGCTGTGACAATCCTAGTTTACATTCAAGACAATTGGGGCAGGCAGTGGGGATATGGAATATGTGCCTGTGCCATTGTGTTGGGACTGGTTGCCTTCTTGTTGGGTACTCGTAAATACCGGTTCAAGAAATTGGTCGGTAGCCCATTGACGCAAATCGTCGCCGTGTTTTACGCTGCatggagaaagagaaagttgGATTTGCCCTCTGATCCATTTTCCTTGTACCAAATTGAAGATGCTGTTGATGGATCTGgaaagaagaagcagaagcTACCTCGAACTAAACAATTTAG ATTTTTGGACAAGGCTGCAATCAAGGATGAAGAAGTAGTTGGCAATGTAGTAAACAAGTGGAAAATATCAACCCTAACAGACATTGAGGAAGTAAAATTAGTGCTTAGAATGCTACCCATTTGGGCAACCACCATTATTTTTTGGACAGTCTATGCCCAAATGACAACATTCTCTGTGTCACAAGCCACCACAATGAACCGACACATGGGAAAATCCTTCGAAATTCCGGCTGCCTCCCTCACTGTCTTCTTCGTGGCCAGCATTCTCTTAACAGTCCCGATCTACGACCGTTTCATCATCCCAATAGCATCAAGAATTTTGAAGAACCCACAAGGCCTAAGCCCACTCCAACGTGTGGGGGTCGGTTTGGTTCTATCGATAATAGCCATGGTCGCTGCGGCACTAACCGAAATAAAACGCTTGAAGGTGGTAGAAGAAAATGGGTTGACATACAAGCCAACTGCAGAGGTGCCATTGAGCGTGTTTTGGTTGGCCCCGCAGTTTTTATTAGTAGGATCag GCGAGGCGTTTACGTACATGGGACAACTGGATTTCTTCTTAAGAGAATGCCCTAAAGGGATGAAGACAATGAGCACAGGGTTGTTTTTAAGCACACTTGCTTTAGGGTTTTTCTTTAGCTCATTGCTAGTTACAATTGTGGGGAAAGTGACTGAACATGGGAGGCCATGGATACCAGACAATCTCAATGAAGGGAAGCTTTACGATTTCTATTGGCTATTGGCAATATTAAGTGTGTTGAATTTGATGGTGTTTTTGGTTTGTGCTAAGTGGTACG